The following are encoded in a window of Pseudomonas graminis genomic DNA:
- a CDS encoding NAD-glutamate dehydrogenase, producing the protein MAFFTAASKSDFQHQLQAALAQHISEQALPQVALFAEQFFGIISLDELTQRRLSDLAGCTLSAWRLLERFEHSSPQVRVYNPDYERHGWQSTHTAVEVLHHDLPFLVDSVRTELNRRGYSIHTLQTTVLSVRRDARGQLVELLPKGTSGEDVLQESLMYLEIDRCANAAELNVLARELEQVLGEVRVAVEDFEPMKAKLHELLAGIDATEYNIDPEEKSEVKVFLEWLVNNHFTFLGYEEFTVSDEGEGGQLQYDPSSFLGLTKLLRAGLTAEDLHIEGYAVKYLQEPSLLSFAKAAHPSRVHRPAYPDYVSIRQIDADGKVIKESRFMGLYTSSVYGESVRAIPYIRRKVAEVERRSGFDAKAHLGKELAQVVEVLPRDDLFQTPVDELFTTVMSIVQIQERNKIRVFLRKDPYGRFCYCLAYVPRDVYSTEVRQKIQQVLMDRLKATDCEFWTFFSESVLARVQLILRVDPKVTLDIDPQQLENEVVQACRSWKDDYASLVIESFGEAQGTNVLADFPKGFPAGYRERFAAHSAVVDMQHVLSLSEANPLVMSFYQPLSGDKAQLHCKLYHADTPLALSDVLPILENLGLRVLGEFPYRLRHTNGREFWIHDFAFTYGEGLKLDLQQLNDTLQDAFVHIVRGEAENDAFNRLVLTAGLPWRDVALLRAYARYLKQIRLGFDLGYIASTLNNHADIARELTRLFKTRFYLARKLSGGDLDDMQQRLEQAILTALDGVQVLNEDRILRRYLDLIKATMRTNFYQSDANGQSKSYFSFKFNPRLIPELPKPVPKFEIFVYSPRVEGVHLRFGNVARGGLRWSDREEDFRTEVLGLVKAQQVKNSVIVPVGAKGGFLPRRLPTTGTRDEIQAEAIACYRLFISGLLDITDNLKEGALVPPANVVRHDDDDPYLVVAADKGTATFSDIANGIAIDYGFWLGDAFASGGSAGYDHKKMGITAKGAWVGVQRHFRERGINVQQDSISVIGVGDMAGDVFGNGLLMSDKLQLVAAFNHLHIFIDPNPDPASSFVERQRLFDLPRSAWTDYDTSLMSAGGGIYPRSAKSIAITPQMKARFDITADKLTPTELMHALLKAPVDLLWNGGIGTYVKASTESHADVGDKANDALRVNGNQLRCKVVGEGGNLGMTQLGRVEFGLMGGATNTDFIDNAGGVDCSDHEVNIKILLNEVVQAGDMTEKQRNLLLESMTDEVGNLVLGNNYKQTQALSLAERRAYERIAEYKRLMSDLEARGKLDRAIEFLPAEDQLAERISEKKGLTRAELSVLISYSKIDLKEALLESRVPDDDYLARDMETAFPPSLGAKFSESMRRHRLKREIVSTQIANDLVNHMGITFVQRLKESTGMTAANVAGAYVIVRDIFHLPHWFRQIEALDYKVPAEIQLALMDELMRLGRRATRWFLRSRRNELDAARDVAHFGPHIAALGLKLDELLEGPTREVWQTRYQEYVAAGVPELLARMVAGTSHLYTLLPIIEASDVTGQNAADVAKVYFAVGSSLDVTWYLQQISALPVENNWQALAREAFRDDIDWQQRAITVSVLQMANGPADVEERLNLWLEQHLPMVERWRAMLVELRAASGHDYAMYAVANRELLDLAMSGQTAVV; encoded by the coding sequence ATGGCGTTCTTCACCGCAGCCAGCAAGTCCGACTTCCAGCACCAACTGCAAGCGGCACTGGCCCAGCACATCAGTGAACAGGCACTGCCACAAGTGGCGCTGTTCGCTGAGCAGTTCTTCGGCATCATTTCCCTGGACGAGCTGACCCAGCGTCGGCTCTCCGATCTGGCAGGCTGTACCCTTTCTGCCTGGCGTTTGCTTGAGCGCTTTGAACATTCCAGCCCGCAAGTGCGGGTCTACAACCCCGATTACGAGCGCCACGGCTGGCAATCCACGCACACCGCCGTGGAAGTCCTGCACCACGACCTGCCGTTTCTGGTGGACTCGGTGCGGACCGAGCTCAACCGCCGCGGCTACAGCATCCACACCTTGCAAACCACCGTACTGAGTGTGCGACGCGATGCCCGTGGCCAACTGGTCGAACTGCTGCCCAAAGGCACCAGCGGCGAAGATGTGCTGCAAGAATCGTTGATGTACCTGGAGATCGACCGTTGCGCCAATGCTGCGGAGCTGAACGTGCTGGCCCGCGAACTGGAGCAGGTGCTGGGGGAAGTCCGCGTCGCGGTGGAAGACTTCGAGCCGATGAAAGCCAAGCTCCACGAGCTGCTGGCCGGCATCGACGCCACCGAGTACAACATTGACCCCGAGGAGAAATCCGAGGTCAAGGTGTTCCTCGAATGGCTGGTGAACAACCACTTCACCTTCCTCGGTTACGAAGAATTCACCGTCAGTGACGAAGGCGAGGGCGGTCAGCTCCAGTACGACCCGTCGTCCTTCCTCGGCCTGACCAAACTGCTGCGCGCGGGGCTCACCGCCGAAGACCTGCACATCGAAGGCTATGCAGTGAAGTACCTGCAGGAGCCGAGCTTGTTGTCGTTTGCCAAGGCCGCGCACCCAAGCCGCGTGCATCGCCCGGCGTACCCGGACTACGTGTCGATCCGCCAGATCGACGCCGACGGCAAAGTCATCAAGGAGTCGCGCTTCATGGGCCTGTACACCTCGTCGGTGTACGGAGAAAGCGTGCGCGCCATTCCCTACATCCGCCGCAAGGTCGCCGAAGTCGAGCGTCGTTCCGGGTTCGACGCCAAGGCGCACCTGGGCAAGGAACTGGCGCAAGTGGTTGAAGTGCTGCCGCGCGACGACCTGTTCCAGACCCCGGTGGACGAGTTGTTCACCACCGTCATGTCGATCGTGCAGATCCAGGAGCGCAACAAGATTCGCGTGTTCCTGCGCAAAGACCCGTACGGTCGTTTCTGCTACTGCCTGGCCTACGTGCCGCGCGACGTGTACTCCACCGAAGTCCGTCAGAAGATCCAGCAAGTGCTGATGGATCGCCTGAAAGCCACCGACTGCGAGTTCTGGACCTTCTTCTCCGAATCGGTACTGGCGCGCGTGCAGCTGATCCTGCGGGTGGACCCGAAAGTCACCCTCGACATCGACCCGCAGCAGCTGGAAAACGAAGTCGTTCAGGCCTGCCGTTCGTGGAAAGACGACTACGCCAGTCTGGTCATCGAAAGCTTCGGCGAAGCCCAGGGCACCAATGTCCTGGCCGACTTCCCGAAAGGTTTTCCGGCAGGCTACCGCGAGCGTTTCGCCGCGCACTCTGCCGTGGTCGACATGCAACACGTGCTGAGCCTGTCCGAAGCCAATCCGCTGGTGATGAGCTTCTATCAGCCGCTGTCGGGCGACAAGGCGCAGCTGCACTGCAAGCTGTACCACGCTGACACGCCGCTGGCGCTGTCCGACGTTCTGCCGATTCTGGAGAATCTGGGCCTGCGCGTGCTCGGTGAATTCCCGTATCGCCTGCGCCACACCAATGGCCGCGAATTCTGGATTCACGATTTTGCGTTCACTTACGGCGAAGGCCTGAAGCTGGACCTGCAACAGCTCAACGACACGTTGCAGGACGCCTTCGTCCACATTGTTCGTGGCGAAGCCGAAAACGACGCCTTCAACCGCCTGGTGCTGACGGCCGGTTTGCCGTGGCGCGACGTGGCGTTGCTGCGGGCCTACGCCCGTTACCTGAAACAGATCCGTCTGGGCTTCGACCTGGGTTACATCGCCAGCACGCTGAACAACCACGCCGACATCGCCCGCGAGCTGACGCGTCTGTTCAAAACCCGCTTCTACCTGGCGCGCAAGCTCAGCGGCGGCGACCTCGACGACATGCAGCAGCGTCTGGAGCAAGCCATTCTGACTGCGCTGGACGGCGTACAAGTGCTCAACGAAGACCGCATCCTGCGTCGCTACCTTGACCTGATCAAGGCGACCATGCGCACCAACTTCTACCAGAGCGACGCCAACGGTCAGAGCAAGAGCTACTTCAGCTTCAAGTTCAACCCGCGCCTGATCCCCGAGCTGCCGAAGCCGGTGCCGAAGTTCGAAATCTTCGTCTACTCGCCGCGCGTCGAAGGCGTACACCTGCGTTTCGGCAACGTAGCCCGTGGCGGCCTGCGCTGGTCCGACCGTGAAGAAGACTTCCGCACCGAAGTGCTGGGTCTGGTCAAAGCCCAGCAGGTTAAAAACTCGGTCATCGTGCCGGTCGGCGCCAAGGGCGGCTTCCTGCCCCGTCGTCTGCCGACCACCGGGACCCGCGACGAGATTCAGGCTGAAGCCATCGCCTGCTATCGCCTCTTCATTTCCGGTCTGCTGGACATCACCGACAACCTGAAAGAAGGCGCGCTGGTACCGCCGGCCAACGTCGTGCGTCACGACGACGATGACCCGTACCTGGTGGTGGCCGCCGACAAAGGCACCGCGACCTTCTCCGACATCGCCAACGGCATCGCCATCGATTACGGCTTCTGGCTCGGCGACGCCTTCGCTTCCGGCGGCTCGGCGGGTTACGACCACAAGAAAATGGGCATTACCGCCAAGGGCGCGTGGGTCGGCGTACAGCGGCACTTCCGCGAGCGCGGCATCAACGTGCAGCAGGACAGCATCAGCGTGATCGGCGTCGGCGACATGGCCGGTGACGTGTTCGGTAACGGCCTGTTGATGTCCGACAAGCTGCAACTGGTGGCGGCCTTCAACCACCTGCACATCTTCATCGACCCTAATCCGGATCCGGCCAGCAGCTTCGTCGAGCGTCAGCGTCTGTTCGACCTGCCGCGTTCGGCGTGGACCGATTACGACACCAGCCTGATGTCCGCAGGTGGCGGTATCTACCCGCGCAGCGCGAAAAGCATCGCGATCACCCCGCAGATGAAAGCGCGTTTTGACATCACCGCTGACAAGCTGACCCCGACCGAACTGATGCACGCGCTGCTCAAGGCGCCGGTGGATCTGTTGTGGAACGGCGGCATCGGCACCTACGTCAAGGCCAGCACCGAATCCCATGCAGACGTCGGCGACAAAGCCAACGACGCGCTGCGCGTCAACGGCAATCAGCTGCGTTGCAAAGTGGTGGGCGAGGGCGGCAACCTCGGCATGACCCAACTGGGCCGTGTCGAGTTCGGCCTGATGGGCGGCGCTACCAACACCGACTTCATCGACAACGCCGGTGGCGTGGACTGCTCCGACCACGAAGTGAACATCAAGATCCTGCTGAACGAAGTGGTTCAGGCCGGCGACATGACCGAGAAGCAGCGCAACCTGCTGCTCGAAAGCATGACCGACGAAGTGGGCAATCTCGTCCTCGGCAACAACTACAAGCAGACCCAGGCTCTGTCCCTGGCGGAGCGCCGTGCCTACGAGCGCATCGCCGAGTACAAGCGCTTGATGAGCGACCTGGAAGCGCGGGGCAAGCTGGACCGCGCCATCGAGTTCCTGCCGGCGGAAGATCAGCTGGCCGAGCGCATTTCCGAGAAGAAGGGCCTGACCCGGGCCGAGCTGTCGGTGCTGATTTCCTACAGCAAGATCGACCTCAAGGAAGCGCTGCTGGAGTCCCGCGTTCCGGACGACGATTACCTGGCCCGCGACATGGAAACCGCGTTCCCGCCGTCGCTGGGCGCGAAGTTCTCCGAGTCGATGCGTCGTCACCGTTTGAAGCGCGAAATCGTCAGCACTCAGATCGCCAACGATCTGGTCAACCACATGGGCATCACGTTCGTGCAGCGACTCAAAGAGTCGACGGGCATGACCGCCGCCAACGTGGCCGGTGCTTACGTGATCGTGCGTGACATCTTCCACCTCCCGCACTGGTTCCGTCAGATCGAAGCGCTGGACTACAAGGTCCCGGCCGAGATTCAGCTGGCGTTGATGGATGAGCTGATGCGTCTGGGCCGTCGCGCGACGCGCTGGTTCCTGCGCAGCCGTCGCAACGAACTGGACGCGGCGCGTGACGTGGCGCACTTCGGTCCGCACATCGCGGCACTGGGTCTGAAGCTGGACGAGTTGCTGGAAGGCCCGACCCGTGAGGTCTGGCAGACGCGATATCAGGAGTACGTGGCAGCCGGCGTGCCGGAGTTGCTGGCGCGGATGGTGGCGGGTACGAGTCACCTGTACACGCTGTTGCCGATCATCGAGGCGTCGGACGTGACCGGTCAGAATGCAGCGGACGTGGCGAAGGTGTATTTCGCGGTGGGCAGTTCGCTGGATGTGACGTGGTATCTGCAGCAGATCAGTGCGTTGCCGGTGGAGAACAATTGGCAGGCGCTGGCCCGTGAGGCGTTCCGCGATGATATCGATTGGCAGCAGCGGGCGATCACAGTGTCTGTGTTGCAGATGGCGAATGGTCCTGCGGACGTCGAGGAGCGTTTGAATCTGTGGCTGGAGCAGCATTTGCCGATGGTCGAGCGCTGGCGCGCGATGTTGGTGGAGTTGCGTGCAGCGAGTGGTCACGATTATGCGATGTATGCGGTCGCTAACCGTGAGTTGCTGGATCTGGCAATGAGTGGGCAGACGGCTGTGGTTTGA
- a CDS encoding neuraminidase-like domain-containing protein, whose product MSQAIIGVLEEQRRDALVAYYLGQLAPQGNAALSPALTQDDLYEYLLIDNQVTGQVDTSRVAQSIASVQQHIHAIYNGMEPGYANASRESLTLWREGMSQYSVWAGYQMLADYPENYLDPTLRLDKTTLFETFESEIAQARLSRDSVQSALGNYLQAFELISNLQITGCYVDSTKFLDADYYFIGRQSIEPFGFYWRKAHLYPGDDATKPTMAGWTQWLPIDSVSGAHIKHCRPVVMDGRLYAVWAECGKAMYDDAGATTGEFEYHLKLAYRRLDNGWSVPIHLQSGVAPDELLANEVSAEGVVTKGYRLGVGTDRATDGRRLLAVHFVSQGFEPDINIHLVRDSLLNSVNIDLSGSMDAMLGVDSRRVQFAFDDVASRYTIAPITWDQTSEGTVLGRGELAVNQNLTLHVDWKNGVGTLQGFCNKAVNVKRDSDFIYSKSIDYSQRYGFHVDVISGIGDLTFSVIRFIDKHLEIPPISASLIYAGEVLCTVTEADFADHPDEYFSYMQAQKVIKFDQEAFELTGSDGEFIANISDSMDWPLDCAHYKPNYQPAEMEWVIRRFNPNISVGGGKLVLNGAAKTLLLNHEWATGFDHNRVYQWGEKLGDDVRFGANAFKVELVPVSTPAPLIMTTPAGAHYLDLSTIGIDASAASIRLNTLFAKELSHKAAFSLESALSWETQHTVEPELPGQTAPVYLDFDGANGLYFWEIFFHVSHLVAWRLQQEFDYSEAQAWLERLFNPQMRVAPLYPPPSTTDWLPYWSCRPLGLPDRFNPELEGLGNPDAIARGAPSHYRKAIFMLYVNNLMTWGDMLYRQVTRDTLNEAKLLYVRAGSLLGPLSKGRSISRWTPATLSAVLEPEKRSFALLESSMLDALRDLIPLRDDGAPWLRLLDLPAFRLPVNSQLLDLWSQLEQRLFNLRNNLTLDGKPMQLALYEAPANPLDLLRAQLSGSSLSQRRLGSLAIIPPYRFRAMLPRTQYAVEMLIRFAQLVLNHMESRDRAEQDELQQGQIVDDLATFAERLQQNAIDEAGKSRDALQASRRGVAARKAYYDALVRKDVSALEKSAHGKRMAAMGSTVAARALGAAGHFANLAPNLFGGATGGMHWGGAAFGPAELAESAAAVLSELAQVQLTTDMQNRRRDEWQFMAKQAEFELEILDQQIQAQEVNMQSATTSLEQATKAREQAQAMYAFIKGRACGAGLYQWLLSQMSTLYFQAYDAVLSMCLSTEACWQYEIGDRDTRFISTTAWADNRFGLTAGESLKLGLLQMESAYMSRHERRLELTKTVSLKALLQDYDPGAAFSSQTAATGWDAVVETLRAEGEINFQLKSSTFDKDYPGHYLRQLVRVSVSLPVVLQPYQDIHATLSQQSSSYLLKPQIGNVKYLYQQAGELAEGDEDIRQDQIVFNPRSNQQIGLSSGVDDHGMATLDFGDERYFPFEGTGAISSWTLSFPNHESESQQAMLATLTDVILHVRYMALDGGKAFSDEVEALVASVEEGEASRRAPPGARHDRVTH is encoded by the coding sequence ATGAGCCAGGCAATTATTGGGGTTCTGGAAGAACAACGACGGGATGCTTTGGTCGCCTACTACCTGGGCCAGCTCGCTCCCCAGGGAAACGCGGCGTTGAGTCCGGCGCTGACCCAAGACGATCTATACGAGTATCTGCTGATCGACAATCAGGTCACCGGTCAGGTGGACACCAGTCGAGTGGCGCAGAGCATTGCCAGCGTCCAGCAACATATTCATGCCATCTACAATGGCATGGAGCCAGGCTACGCCAATGCATCCCGCGAATCGCTGACGCTCTGGCGCGAGGGCATGTCGCAGTACAGCGTGTGGGCGGGCTACCAGATGCTTGCGGATTACCCCGAAAACTATCTTGACCCGACGCTGCGACTCGACAAGACGACCCTGTTCGAGACCTTCGAATCAGAAATCGCCCAGGCCCGGTTGTCTCGGGATTCGGTTCAAAGCGCGTTGGGCAACTACCTGCAGGCATTCGAGCTGATCAGCAATCTGCAGATCACCGGTTGTTATGTGGACAGCACGAAGTTTTTGGATGCCGATTACTATTTTATAGGGCGGCAAAGCATCGAGCCGTTTGGGTTTTATTGGCGCAAGGCGCATTTATATCCGGGAGACGATGCAACCAAACCGACCATGGCGGGCTGGACACAGTGGTTGCCGATTGACTCGGTCTCGGGTGCACATATAAAACATTGTCGGCCGGTTGTGATGGATGGGCGGTTATATGCGGTCTGGGCTGAATGCGGGAAAGCGATGTATGACGATGCCGGGGCTACCACCGGTGAGTTCGAATATCATCTGAAGCTGGCATATCGAAGGCTTGATAATGGCTGGAGTGTGCCAATTCATCTTCAGTCGGGCGTGGCACCGGATGAGTTGCTCGCCAATGAGGTGAGTGCCGAGGGTGTTGTTACAAAAGGCTATCGACTCGGTGTTGGCACTGACCGGGCCACTGATGGTCGCCGACTGTTAGCGGTACACTTTGTCTCACAAGGATTCGAGCCTGATATCAATATTCACCTGGTACGCGACAGTCTTTTAAATTCTGTCAACATTGATCTGTCCGGGAGCATGGATGCAATGCTTGGTGTAGACAGCCGTCGGGTTCAGTTCGCCTTCGACGATGTGGCCAGCAGGTATACGATTGCGCCGATAACGTGGGATCAAACAAGCGAGGGAACTGTACTCGGGAGAGGAGAGTTGGCGGTCAATCAAAACTTGACACTTCACGTCGATTGGAAAAACGGAGTCGGGACCCTTCAAGGGTTCTGCAATAAGGCAGTCAATGTAAAGCGAGACAGTGATTTTATTTATAGTAAATCCATCGACTACAGTCAGCGGTATGGATTTCATGTGGACGTCATCTCAGGTATCGGCGATTTAACCTTCAGCGTGATCAGGTTCATCGACAAGCACCTGGAGATTCCTCCTATAAGCGCATCACTCATTTATGCTGGAGAGGTGCTCTGTACCGTTACTGAAGCCGACTTCGCGGACCACCCTGACGAGTACTTCAGTTATATGCAGGCACAGAAAGTTATTAAGTTTGATCAAGAGGCGTTTGAATTGACGGGCAGTGACGGTGAGTTCATCGCCAACATTAGCGATAGCATGGACTGGCCACTGGATTGTGCTCACTACAAGCCTAATTACCAACCGGCGGAGATGGAGTGGGTTATCCGCCGCTTCAATCCTAATATATCGGTAGGAGGTGGGAAATTAGTTTTAAATGGCGCTGCCAAGACGCTCTTGCTCAATCACGAATGGGCGACGGGTTTTGACCATAATCGTGTGTATCAGTGGGGTGAAAAACTGGGTGATGACGTGAGGTTCGGCGCAAACGCATTCAAGGTGGAGCTGGTGCCTGTATCCACCCCCGCTCCACTGATCATGACAACCCCAGCTGGCGCGCATTACCTTGATCTCAGCACCATCGGCATCGATGCCAGCGCCGCTTCCATCCGCCTCAACACCCTTTTCGCCAAGGAACTGTCGCACAAGGCTGCTTTCTCGCTGGAAAGTGCTTTGTCCTGGGAAACCCAGCACACGGTGGAACCTGAATTACCCGGCCAGACCGCGCCGGTTTACCTGGACTTCGACGGCGCCAATGGCCTTTATTTCTGGGAGATTTTCTTTCACGTCTCGCACTTGGTCGCCTGGCGCTTACAGCAGGAGTTCGACTACTCAGAAGCGCAGGCCTGGCTGGAGCGTCTGTTCAATCCGCAAATGCGCGTTGCTCCCCTTTACCCGCCGCCTTCAACGACAGATTGGTTGCCTTATTGGAGTTGCCGTCCGCTGGGCCTGCCTGATCGCTTCAACCCCGAGCTGGAAGGTTTGGGCAATCCTGACGCCATCGCGCGAGGGGCGCCGTCGCACTACCGCAAAGCGATATTCATGCTCTACGTGAACAACCTCATGACCTGGGGCGACATGCTGTATCGCCAGGTCACCCGCGACACCCTCAACGAGGCCAAGCTGCTGTACGTTCGGGCAGGCTCCCTGTTAGGCCCGTTGTCGAAGGGCCGCAGTATCAGCCGCTGGACGCCCGCGACCCTGTCTGCTGTGCTGGAACCGGAGAAGCGTTCCTTTGCCTTGCTCGAGTCGTCCATGCTTGACGCGCTGCGTGACTTGATCCCGCTGCGCGACGACGGCGCACCCTGGCTGCGTCTGCTTGATCTCCCGGCCTTCCGACTGCCGGTCAACAGCCAGTTGCTGGACCTGTGGAGCCAGCTGGAGCAACGGCTGTTCAACCTGCGGAACAACCTGACGCTGGATGGCAAGCCGATGCAATTGGCGCTGTACGAAGCCCCGGCGAATCCGCTGGACCTGCTGCGTGCGCAGTTGAGCGGCTCGAGCCTGAGCCAGCGGCGCCTGGGCTCGCTGGCAATCATCCCGCCGTATCGTTTTCGCGCCATGCTGCCACGCACCCAATACGCGGTGGAAATGTTGATCCGTTTTGCCCAGCTAGTGCTCAACCACATGGAATCCCGGGACCGCGCCGAGCAGGATGAACTGCAGCAGGGGCAGATCGTCGATGATCTGGCGACCTTTGCCGAGCGGCTGCAACAAAATGCCATCGATGAGGCCGGCAAAAGCCGCGACGCGTTGCAAGCAAGTCGTCGCGGTGTCGCCGCGCGCAAGGCGTATTACGACGCGTTAGTGCGCAAGGATGTCAGCGCGCTGGAGAAATCTGCCCATGGCAAGCGTATGGCTGCGATGGGCTCTACCGTTGCTGCCCGGGCGCTGGGTGCCGCGGGACACTTCGCCAACCTGGCACCTAACCTGTTCGGTGGTGCCACCGGTGGCATGCACTGGGGCGGCGCTGCTTTTGGCCCGGCGGAATTAGCCGAAAGTGCCGCTGCAGTATTGTCGGAGCTGGCCCAGGTACAACTGACCACTGACATGCAAAATCGCCGTCGTGACGAGTGGCAGTTCATGGCCAAACAGGCTGAGTTCGAGCTGGAAATACTCGATCAGCAGATCCAGGCGCAGGAAGTGAACATGCAGTCGGCCACAACCAGTCTGGAACAGGCCACCAAAGCGCGGGAACAGGCGCAAGCGATGTACGCCTTCATCAAAGGGCGGGCCTGCGGCGCTGGGCTGTATCAATGGTTGTTGAGCCAGATGTCGACGCTGTATTTCCAGGCCTACGACGCCGTGCTCTCGATGTGCTTGAGCACCGAAGCCTGTTGGCAGTATGAAATCGGCGACCGCGATACGCGGTTTATCTCGACCACCGCCTGGGCTGATAACCGCTTCGGGTTGACAGCGGGCGAGTCCCTTAAATTGGGCTTGCTGCAGATGGAGTCGGCGTATATGAGTCGTCATGAGCGGCGCCTTGAACTGACAAAAACCGTGTCGCTCAAAGCGCTATTGCAGGATTACGATCCAGGCGCTGCTTTCTCGTCGCAGACAGCTGCCACGGGTTGGGACGCGGTGGTCGAGACTCTGCGGGCCGAGGGTGAAATCAATTTTCAGCTCAAGTCCTCGACATTCGACAAGGACTACCCCGGCCATTACTTGCGCCAACTGGTGCGGGTATCGGTGTCATTGCCAGTCGTGCTCCAACCCTATCAGGACATTCATGCAACGCTGAGCCAGCAGTCCAGCAGCTACCTGTTGAAGCCGCAGATTGGCAATGTGAAATACCTTTATCAACAGGCTGGGGAGCTGGCAGAAGGCGACGAAGATATTCGTCAGGACCAGATCGTCTTTAACCCGCGATCCAATCAGCAGATTGGTCTTTCCAGCGGTGTTGATGACCACGGCATGGCTACGCTGGACTTTGGCGATGAGCGTTATTTCCCGTTTGAAGGCACGGGCGCCATCTCTAGCTGGACGCTGAGTTTCCCCAACCATGAATCCGAGAGTCAGCAGGCTATGCTTGCAACGCTGACCGACGTCATCTTGCATGTGCGATACATGGCGCTCGACGGCGGAAAAGCGTTCAGTGATGAGGTCGAGGCGTTGGTGGCGTCGGTCGAAGAAGGGGAGGCCAGTCGTCGCGCACCGCCGGGTGCACGCCACGACCGGGTCACTCACTAG
- a CDS encoding GNAT family N-acetyltransferase encodes MNVAVDQVVIHRFTDAHIEGVTALYNDPEVCRQVLQMPYQSADVWRKRLAGADDRSVKLVALHQGQVIGNIGLEQYARIRQRHVGAIGMGVAAAWQGKGVGSRLMAAVLEVADNWMNLHRVELTVFADNEAALALYRKFGFETEGRLRDYAIRDGVLVDAISMARLK; translated from the coding sequence GTGAATGTTGCTGTCGATCAAGTGGTGATCCATCGTTTTACCGACGCCCATATCGAGGGCGTGACTGCGTTGTATAACGACCCCGAGGTGTGTCGTCAGGTGCTTCAGATGCCGTATCAGTCCGCCGATGTCTGGCGCAAGCGGCTGGCGGGGGCGGACGACCGGTCTGTGAAGCTTGTCGCTTTGCATCAGGGTCAGGTGATCGGCAACATAGGTCTGGAGCAATACGCGCGCATTCGCCAGCGCCATGTCGGCGCGATCGGCATGGGCGTAGCGGCGGCGTGGCAGGGCAAAGGGGTGGGGTCGCGGCTGATGGCTGCCGTGCTGGAAGTCGCGGACAACTGGATGAACCTGCACCGGGTTGAACTGACGGTGTTCGCCGACAACGAAGCCGCCCTGGCGCTGTACCGCAAATTCGGCTTCGAAACCGAAGGCCGCCTGCGGGACTACGCCATACGCGACGGCGTCCTCGTCGACGCCATCAGCATGGCGCGATTGAAATAA